The segment atatggttaTTAAGAAGATATCGgtaagttttgaggatgatgatcaaatacaacattgtagtgctattgctacaagatctcttgtgcaaaataaagaagatccgGACGCTTTCATTATTCCATGTACGATCgggttgttacacttttctAAAGAATTATGTGATATTGGTGAAAGCATAAATTTCATGCCTCTttctatttacaagaagtttggtttgggtgacccaaagcccaatGGGAAGCggtactgatggccgatcgaacgATGAAGAGGCCTATTGGGATAGTCCATGGTGTGTAAGTGAAGGTGAAGTTATTTATATTTCcggttgattttgtgattcttgtcTGTGAGTGGATTTTGAgctgcctattattcttggaagGCCATTGCTTACTACTGGTCGCGCCTTGGTTGTCATGGAATAAGGGCAAATGATGTTTATGTTAAATGATGAAGAAGcaacttcaacatttgtaggtccatgaagaAAAGTGGTGAGCTATAAACGGTATCTGTTATATCCTACACGATTGAGAGTACGTCTGAGGTACAAATCGAAGAGCGCCTTGGTGTTGAGGCACTAGTGGCAgttatcatgaattttgagagtgatggtattgaagagtatgggtcgTTTGTTGCAAAACATGATAGAGGTAAATTTCCTTTCAAAGCAAAGaaattggagttagatatgaagcatcgcgagtctccacTCGCAAAACCATCTATTGAGGAGGCCCCAAAATTAGAGCTTAAGTCTCGACCACCTCATCCGAGGTATGTATTCTTCGGAAGAGATGAGACTTTGATATTAATCATTGTATCGAATATGAATATGGAACAAGTAGAGTGTCTTGTAAAAGTGTTAAAAAAAGGTTCAAACGAGCCATTGGTttgactattgcggacattattgggatcccacctggtatttgttcacacaaaatccaactcatgcccgatcacaAGCCAAGTATTGATCACCAAATACGTTTAAATCCACCTATACAATAGGTAGTTAAGAAGAATATTATTAAGTAATCGGAAGCAAGAGTCATATATCCTATCAgagatagtagttgggtatgtcCTATTCAGTGTATGTGTAAAAGGGGGAATGACAGTGGTCCCTTATGAGAAGATtgagcttgttccaatgagtCTTGTGACCGAATGAACAGTTCGTATGGATTACCGAAAGTTTaatgcatggactgagaaggaccattttcctatgcttttcatggatcagatgttagaTAGGCATGCAGGAAAAAGGTGGTACTATTTTCATGATGATTATTGGGGTTACAATCAAATCTCTATTGCACTGGAGGATCAGTATAAAACCATCTTTACTTGCCCTTATGGGACATTCGCATTCAAGAGGATGCCTTTTGAGTTGTGTAATGCGGATGATACTTTTAAGAGGTGTGTGATATCGATTTCTCCGATATAGTGGAGGATACTATTGAGGtgaatatgataaatttttagtTGTTGGTGACTCTTTTGATCGTTGTTTGAGTCACTTGGTCGAGGTTCTTAAAAGACGTGAAGATTTCAATCTTGTggtaaattgggaaaaatgtcacttcatggtgaaagagggtattgtattgGGCCATCGTATCTCAGAGAAGGAGATAGAGGTGGATTGAGCCAAAGTTGAGGTTATAGAGATACTTCCTCCACCTATCTCTGTATAAGTGTGAGAAGCTTTTTTTGCCATGCGGGCTTCAACCGGATGTTTCTTAAGGATTTCTCACAAATTTCACATCCTCTGTGTAAGTTAGTTGAGAAAGAATGTAAGTTCTATTTAATAATCCTGTCTGAAGgcatttggagagttgaaggagaagttggtgtctGCGCGCATAATTATTTCCCCCGATTAGAGtaagccatttgaggtgatgtgtgatgcaagtgggttgctcttggtgtggtattgggacaaagaaaggataaaatccttcacccaatcTATTATGCAAGTAAGGCCGTAACTAAAGCACAAAAGAATTACACTATGACTTACAAGAGCTCCTTACTGTGGtattttctctaaaaaatttccgctcctatttgcttggcacaagagttatagtgcatattGACCACTctgctttgagatatttgatggcaaataAGGATGGGAAACAAAGGTTGATTAGGTAGGTGCTACTCTTGCAAGAGTTTGATATTGAGTAGAAAGATAGAAAACGGATGAAAAATCAAGTTAACGATCACTTGTCCAGATTAGAGGATGAATCTATGCGAGATTTGGGTGAAAAGGCTAATATTGATGATACCTTCCCTGATGAGCATTTATTTGGCCGCTTCTCATGAATTGATTCCATGGTTTGTCGATTTTGCAAATTATCTGGCTAGTAATATAGTCCCGTCGGACTTTTCCTTCCATgtgaaaaatttcttttggaATGAGCCTAATTTATACCGGAGTTAGGATGATgggcttatttgttggtgtgtACCGGAAGTTGAGATGCTATATGTTTTTGAGGCACGCCATTCCTTGCCTGTGGGTGTGCATCAATTGTATCTGGACTTCCCATAAAATTTTTCAGTTTGGGTACTATTGGTcaaccatccaccaagatgctcatgagtttgccaGGGAATGTGATAGGTTCCAAAGAGATGGAGTCATTTCGAAGAAGCACAAActccctttaaatcccattTTAATGATCAAGTTATTTGATGTATGGGGCATTGATTTTACAAGCATGTTTGTGAGTTATCAAgatgaaatatattctttttgcGGCGGATTATGTGTCTAAATGGGTGAAAGCCATAACACTTGCCAACAATAAAGGAAAAAGTGTCATttcgttcttgaaaaagaacatcatttccagatttggcacacctagggccattattagtgatggggggtctcacttttgcaacaagttgATTAAAGGGATATTGGAGAAATATAGGGTTCGCCACAATGTAGCCACCCCATACCATTcacaaactagtgggcaagttgagttGTCAAACAGAGAAATCAAGCAGATCCTGTCGAAAACGATGAATGTtaatagaacggattggtcaaagAGGCTTGATAATGCTGTTTGGACTTACCGGACtgcatataagactcccatatgTATTGTCTATATACCAACATGTATATGGCAAGACTTGTCACTTGTCGATTGAGTTACATCATAAGTCCATCTAGGTtatgaagaaactgaagatggattggaatgaaaCAGTGGATCAGAGACTTAATGCGTTGAATTATTTTGATGAGTTTCCCCTAAaagcatatgaaagttcatcccTCCACAAAGATAAGATTAAGAAGTACCATAATCAAAAGATTCAGAAGCACACATTTGTAGTTTAGGATTTGGTGCTTCTGTTTAACTGTAGGATGCACTAGTTTCCGGGTATACTCTAGTCCAAATAGACTGGTGCATTCTTGATCACCAAAATATTCTAACATGgagcggttgagttggagaacaaggagggtgcAAGGTTCACGATAAATGGGCAAAGAATCAAGATCTACCAAGGGTATGTGGAGAGTGcccatgaagtggttgaggcatATCACCTTGATAAAGTCTGAGTAATTAAGGATCATGCCTCGTGCCTCAACGTTAAATCAAGCTCCGCTTGGGGGACTACCTAATGTGTATCTCGAGCCAACACTATGTTTTCTTGTCTTTGTAGGAAATTTTGCattcttttgtttcattttcttttactaaATTTCATGTGTTAATTTtcgtttaatatttttttagtatgttGGCTAGAGAGTAGTTAAGGTACCGTGTCTAAAAAGTTTtgagaaaacataaaaagaatgTCTCATGGGTGCTCAATTTATAGGGACCAAACCACAAAAATTTTGCAGAAATTTGTTTGGTGCACAGATCTATGGACCAATCGACTGGTCGTCATTCCATCGACGGACTATCGATGGTGCTCGTAAATCCTAGGTATGCTTTATGTTTTTGTCTAATCTAGGGCACAATCAACGAATTTGTCTACGGACCGTCAACTCACTAACGGACCGTCGACGGGGTActatcatttcataaaaactAGTGACCTGACCCGACCgactattttaagaaataaccATTTAGTTACCCTCCTgtatcttttcaaatttctctcCCAACTGTTTCCATACCCTTATTCCCCTCTTTCTCCATTAACTCCAACACTAAATTCACTTTATTCTCTTTCAAATCACTCAAGATCTCCCAAAATCCATATACCAGTTTCTATTAAAAACTTCATAGTTTCTTTGATCGGTGTTCGTAGGTGGCACAAAGGATGGTTGTTGCAGGATCAACCACTTATTAACTCcactaaaacttatttttatttgattctcCTTTGACCAATGAATTCTTGTTCATTTGCTTATGGAAACGAATAGATTGTATGTTGTTCTTAACTTATGGACAAATTTACATGTTACAATTATTGCAAATTGGGTTCTATGTCCCTTAGAATGATAAAAAGTGAATGGGTTGGGGGTGGAATCTGTGTACATTCTATTAGCTTGATGTTTTTCCGACAAAGGGATTGATAGTCTCTTCGAATACATggttgaaatttgaaaaatcgaAACCCTAGGAATGACGAATTGGCCTTTTGCTTGTTATTGCATGTTGGGTATACTAGTGTGTGCTTGAAATTGTCCATTTTGTGGGTTAAAACCaagtccaaaaaaattatttcaaaccaACAAAACGAAACTCCATCTACGGACCGTCGGTTGATCGATGGACCATCGAGGGGTAACCCTTGAATCTGCTTTATTATGGAATGACAAAAGTGGACTACGGTCCGTCAATCCAACTTACCGTTATGAACGTCTATTGTTTCTAATTGAAAGCTTGATCTCTGAACCAATCTAAATTATACTAAGTGTCAAATGAGGGATGTGGACAACGGTCCATCGTTTAATCGACTGGCCGTTCTTCACGTCCATCGTTTCTAAATGCTTGTTTTGTGGAAAGTAGACTTCAAAAAATTTGCTAAGTTTCCACAAACGGAAACTATCGACGGACCGTAAATTCATTGACGAGACATTGATAATGCCCGTCTCCCACTTCTGAGATTCAGCAATAAACTTGTGTCTTATGTATCTAGGTTCTGTGTCGATTATGT is part of the Solanum lycopersicum chromosome 1, SLM_r2.1 genome and harbors:
- the LOC138341641 gene encoding uncharacterized protein, translating into MPFGVEDEVRKDDEVVEDNDELVDKVVKEAEIPQKVTPVPRPQPPFPQRLVKKTEDGKNCHFITMLKQLSINAPFIKALEQMPGYVKFMKDMVIKKISVSFEDDDQIQHCSAIATRSLVQNKEDPDAFIIPCTIGLLHFSKELCDIGESINFMPLSIYKKFGLGDPKPNGKRTSEVQIEERLGVEALVAVIMNFESDGIEEYGSFVAKHDRGKFPFKAKKLELDMKHRESPLAKPSIEEAPKLELKSRPPHPRFKRAIGLTIADIIGIPPVRMDYRKFNAWTEKDHFPMLFMDQMLDRHAGKRWYYFHDDYWGYNQISIALEDQYKTIFTCPYGTFAFKRMPFELCNADDTFKRLEDESMRDLGEKANIDDTFPDEHLFGRFS